One Gammaproteobacteria bacterium DNA window includes the following coding sequences:
- the maeB gene encoding NADP-dependent malic enzyme, producing the protein MSEALHGAALEYHAKPRPGKLEIALTKPCGTQRELGLAYSPGVAAPVREITANPEAAYLYTAKANLVAVITDGTAVLGLGNVGALAGKPVMEGKGVLFKKFADIDVFDIEVNAKSPAHFVDVVTAIAPTFGAINLEDVAAPHCFEIETALMNRLDIPVFHDDQHGTAIIVAAGLMNALELQGKKLPDVRIVCLGAGAAGIASMRLLVALGADRENMLLVDRQGVLHGESSDLNPYKSEFICECPERTLRDSMAGSDVFIGVAAANLVDEVMLRAMAPRPVVFALSNPDPEIHPVRAHAARNDLIIATGRTDFPNQVNNVLGFPYIFRGALDIRARQITRTMHIAAVQALRNLAQEPVPAEVLAAYHLDHLEFGPDYIIPKPFDPRLRECIPPTVARAAIVAGVARLPYPAHYPSQTF; encoded by the coding sequence ATGTCCGAAGCATTGCACGGAGCGGCTCTTGAATACCATGCCAAGCCGCGTCCGGGAAAGTTGGAAATTGCTCTTACCAAGCCGTGTGGCACTCAAAGGGAATTAGGTCTTGCATACAGCCCCGGAGTCGCCGCTCCAGTGCGAGAAATCACCGCTAACCCGGAGGCAGCTTATCTTTATACTGCTAAAGCGAATTTAGTAGCGGTAATCACCGATGGCACGGCAGTTCTTGGCTTAGGCAACGTAGGTGCCTTGGCGGGAAAACCTGTCATGGAAGGAAAGGGAGTACTTTTCAAAAAATTCGCGGATATCGATGTTTTCGATATTGAGGTCAACGCGAAATCTCCGGCGCATTTTGTAGATGTAGTGACGGCTATTGCACCCACCTTCGGAGCGATTAATTTAGAAGATGTCGCAGCGCCTCATTGTTTTGAGATTGAAACCGCTTTAATGAATCGTCTGGATATCCCAGTTTTTCACGATGATCAACACGGCACCGCCATTATTGTCGCTGCCGGTTTAATGAATGCATTGGAACTCCAGGGAAAAAAATTGCCTGATGTTCGTATTGTATGCCTGGGTGCGGGAGCGGCGGGCATTGCTTCTATGCGGCTACTCGTTGCTTTGGGTGCGGACCGCGAAAATATGTTGTTGGTGGATCGTCAGGGAGTTCTCCATGGTGAGAGCAGCGACCTCAACCCATATAAAAGCGAATTTATTTGTGAATGTCCCGAGCGTACCCTGCGGGATTCGATGGCCGGGTCAGACGTTTTTATCGGTGTAGCTGCCGCAAATCTGGTTGATGAGGTCATGTTGCGCGCCATGGCTCCACGTCCGGTGGTTTTCGCCCTATCCAATCCCGATCCTGAGATCCATCCCGTCCGCGCCCACGCGGCGCGTAATGACTTGATAATCGCCACTGGGCGTACTGATTTTCCCAATCAAGTCAATAATGTTCTTGGTTTTCCCTATATCTTTCGAGGCGCTTTGGACATCCGTGCGCGCCAAATTACTCGAACCATGCACATTGCCGCAGTTCAGGCGTTGCGTAATTTGGCTCAAGAGCCAGTACCTGCCGAGGTTCTTGCCGCGTATCACCTCGATCATCTGGAGTTTGGACCAGATTACATTATCCCAAAACCGTTCGACCCTCGTCTCCGTGAATGTATCCCTCCCACCGTGGCCCGGGCTGCCATTGTTGCTGGGGTCGCACGTCTTCCTTATCCTGCCCACTATCCATCCCAAACCTTCTAA
- the rpmE gene encoding 50S ribosomal subunit protein L31: protein MKPDIHPAYQEITVTCGCGNSFQTRSTLSKNLHVEVCSACHPFYTGELRSRILDTAGRVDKFMRKYGKK, encoded by the coding sequence ATGAAACCGGACATTCACCCTGCTTACCAAGAAATAACTGTAACCTGTGGTTGTGGAAATAGTTTTCAAACACGATCCACTCTTTCGAAAAATCTCCATGTGGAAGTATGTTCAGCCTGCCACCCTTTTTACACGGGTGAACTGCGCAGTCGTATTCTGGATACCGCAGGGCGGGTTGACAAATTCATGCGCAAGTACGGAAAAAAATAA